The following are encoded in a window of Streptomyces sp. Go-475 genomic DNA:
- a CDS encoding WYL domain-containing protein, which yields MAGKPVRPVNAIDQTRRMLSLVTYLRERPGARVEDVARAFGITEDELVSDLDVLPMCGTSFRGGDLLDIDTDGERIWWHNPAALAAEAAEPLRLAADEATALLVAARAVATLPGLRESDRQALLRATAKVETAAGEAAGASSRLSVTFESEGGVFADVDRAIAERRRLWIRYYSPARDEVTEREIDPIRLVSVGHTYVEAWCRRSEARRTFRLDRVAEIKILDEPSAPPEIELRDLSEALVQPAAEDPEVVVEVGPGGRWVAEYYPHDSADELPDGGLRITLRTPDPASLRRLALRLGRDGRIVSPPELADSARQAAREALAAYDGIEAADAVETAEAPHAVHAGPDGRRE from the coding sequence GTGGCAGGCAAACCGGTCAGGCCCGTGAACGCCATCGACCAGACCCGGCGGATGCTCTCCCTGGTGACGTATCTGAGGGAGCGCCCCGGGGCCCGGGTCGAGGACGTCGCGCGCGCCTTCGGCATCACCGAGGACGAGCTGGTCTCCGACCTCGACGTGCTGCCCATGTGCGGCACGAGTTTCCGCGGCGGTGACCTCCTCGACATCGACACCGACGGCGAGCGCATCTGGTGGCACAATCCGGCCGCCCTCGCGGCGGAGGCCGCCGAGCCGCTCAGACTCGCCGCCGACGAGGCCACCGCGCTGCTCGTCGCCGCCCGGGCCGTCGCCACGCTGCCCGGACTGCGGGAGAGCGACCGGCAGGCGCTGCTGCGGGCGACGGCCAAGGTGGAGACGGCGGCCGGCGAGGCGGCCGGTGCCAGCTCGCGGCTGTCGGTGACCTTCGAGTCCGAGGGCGGTGTCTTCGCGGACGTCGACCGGGCGATCGCCGAGCGCCGTCGTCTGTGGATCCGCTACTACTCGCCCGCGCGCGACGAGGTCACCGAGCGGGAGATCGACCCCATCCGCCTGGTCAGCGTCGGTCACACCTATGTCGAGGCGTGGTGCCGCCGCTCGGAGGCGCGCCGGACGTTCCGGCTCGACCGGGTCGCCGAGATCAAGATCCTGGACGAGCCGTCGGCGCCGCCGGAGATCGAGCTGCGGGACCTGTCCGAGGCGCTGGTGCAGCCCGCGGCCGAGGATCCGGAGGTCGTGGTCGAGGTCGGCCCCGGCGGCCGCTGGGTCGCCGAGTACTACCCGCACGACAGTGCGGATGAGCTGCCGGACGGCGGGCTGCGTATCACCCTGCGGACGCCCGACCCGGCGTCGCTGCGGCGCCTGGCGCTGCGGCTGGGGCGGGACGGCCGGATCGTCTCCCCGCCGGAGCTGGCCGACAGCGCCCGGCAGGCGGCCCGCGAGGCGCTGGCGGCGTACGACGGGATCGAGGCGGCCGACGCGGTGGAGACCGCCGAGGCGCCGCACGCGGTGCACGCGGGTCCGGACGGCAGACGCGAGTGA
- a CDS encoding WYL domain-containing protein translates to MAIAKAERLMNLALCLLGTRRPLSKRELRDSIEAYVEAFGPGNGASGSDDSFNRMFERDKDDLRELGLVIETVESLDGEIGYLARRDSNRLPPITLDAEEAAALGLAAKVWQQARLAGAASGALQKLRAAGLPEDVDPYGPHGALEPRIPVHEAAFEPLMLACRDRRPVVFDYRKATAAHPEQRHVEPWALECWRGHWYLAGWDRDRGAERVFRLSRITGKVRSRGGRYTADVPDVVTVRETVASWAGEIADRSARIRLRSDAGYPLRAKATSVRELGDGWDELEIPYGHGLDAWLVEFGPDVVVLEPAELRADVVDRLRAVAKG, encoded by the coding sequence ATGGCCATTGCCAAGGCCGAGCGGCTGATGAACCTGGCGCTGTGTCTGCTCGGGACGCGGCGGCCGCTCAGCAAGCGCGAGCTGCGCGACTCCATCGAGGCCTACGTCGAGGCCTTCGGGCCGGGCAACGGCGCGTCCGGCTCCGATGACTCGTTCAACCGCATGTTCGAGCGCGACAAGGACGACCTGCGCGAGCTCGGACTCGTCATCGAGACGGTCGAGAGCCTCGACGGCGAGATCGGCTACCTGGCCCGCCGGGACAGCAACCGCCTGCCGCCCATCACCCTGGACGCCGAGGAGGCCGCCGCGCTGGGGCTCGCCGCCAAGGTGTGGCAGCAGGCCCGGCTCGCCGGCGCGGCCAGCGGCGCCCTGCAGAAGCTGCGCGCGGCCGGACTCCCGGAGGACGTCGACCCGTACGGTCCGCACGGCGCGCTGGAGCCGCGCATTCCGGTGCATGAGGCGGCCTTCGAGCCGCTGATGCTGGCCTGCCGGGACCGGCGGCCCGTCGTCTTCGACTACCGCAAGGCCACGGCCGCGCACCCCGAGCAGCGGCACGTGGAGCCGTGGGCGCTGGAGTGCTGGCGGGGCCACTGGTACCTGGCGGGCTGGGACCGCGACCGGGGCGCCGAACGGGTGTTCCGGCTGTCCCGGATCACCGGCAAGGTCCGCTCGCGCGGCGGCCGCTACACCGCTGACGTGCCGGACGTCGTGACCGTCCGCGAGACCGTCGCGAGCTGGGCCGGGGAGATCGCCGACCGCTCGGCGCGGATCCGGCTGCGCTCGGACGCCGGTTACCCCCTTCGGGCGAAGGCCACCTCCGTCCGGGAACTCGGCGACGGCTGGGACGAGTTGGAGATTCCGTACGGCCACGGGCTGGACGCCTGGCTGGTGGAGTTCGGGCCGGACGTGGTCGTCCTGGAGCCCGCCGAGCTGCGGGCCGACGTGGTGGACCGGCTGCGGGCCGTGGCCAAGGGCTGA
- a CDS encoding FKBP-type peptidyl-prolyl cis-trans isomerase produces the protein MSIDKPEIDFPGGEPPADLEIKDIWEGDGPVAQAGQTVTVHYVGVAFSTGEEFDASWNRGTPFRFPLGGGRVIKGWDQGVQGMKVGGRRQLTIPAHLAYGNQSPTPAIKPGETLIFVVDLLGV, from the coding sequence GTGAGCATCGACAAGCCCGAGATCGACTTCCCGGGCGGCGAGCCCCCGGCGGACCTCGAGATCAAGGACATCTGGGAAGGCGACGGCCCGGTCGCGCAGGCCGGCCAGACCGTCACCGTGCACTACGTGGGTGTCGCCTTCAGCACGGGCGAGGAGTTCGACGCCAGCTGGAACCGCGGCACCCCGTTCCGCTTCCCGCTGGGCGGCGGCCGGGTCATCAAGGGCTGGGACCAGGGCGTGCAGGGCATGAAGGTCGGCGGCCGCCGCCAGCTGACGATCCCCGCCCACCTCGCCTACGGCAACCAGAGCCCGACCCCGGCGATCAAGCCCGGCGAGACGCTGATCTTCGTGGTCGACCTGCTCGGGGTCTGA